A segment of the Salvelinus namaycush isolate Seneca chromosome 3, SaNama_1.0, whole genome shotgun sequence genome:
cattacatctctgtgtttatcagagcccaacatccttagttagctaacattacatctctgtttatcagagcccaacatacttaactagctaacattacatctctGTTTATCAGAGCCCAACATCCTTAGTTAGATAACATTATATCTCTGTGTTTATCAGAGCCCAACATacttaactagctaacattacatctctgtgtTTATCAGAGCCCAACATCCTTAGTTAGATAACATTATATCTCTGTGTTTATCAGAGCCCAACATCCTTAGTTAGCTAACCTATGAGTGAGTGAGTACGTGTGTGTGCCATTACTATGATTGAGAAGAATCCCAGCAGCTTTATTATGAGAAGGTGTAATGGGCCTGCAACAGCAGCCATGCATAAAATTGCTAAATTGAGAAATAATGTACAATTATTTCAAAAGGTAAGATTTCTTATCACATCATGCCAAGGGATTATTCAGAAGTGAGATGTTCTGCCTAGGATAGTACTCTTCAGACTGGGCCAGAATATCTGGACAAGGAGAGCTACGAGGTGAGcaacaagatgctctcaattcaatttacaTTGCTGTCTGTTGAATTGGACCAGGACCAGCGACCTCATTTATAAACAGAGCAGGGCTGGAACAGAAACCTGCAACCCCCGTAGCTCTCCAGGACCATACGTGGGGGACATGATGACTACGTGGGGGACGTGATGAATACGTGGGGGACGTGATGACTACGCGGGGGACGTGATGACTACGTGGGGGACGTGATGAATACGTGGGGGACGTGATGACTACGTGGGGGACGTGATGACTACGCGGGGGACGTGATGACTACGCGGGGGACGTGATGACTACGCGGGGGACGTGATGAATACGCGGGGGACGTGATGAATACGCGGGGGACGTGATGAATACGTAGGGGACGTGATGAATACGTGGGGGACGTGATGAATACGTGGGGGACGTGATGAATACGTGGGGGGACATGATGAATACGTGGGGGACATGATGAATACGTGGGGGACATGATGACTACGTGGGGGACGTGATGAATACGTGGGGGACGTGATGAATACGTGGGGGACGTGACGACTACGTGGGGGACGTGATGAATACGTGGGGGACGTGATGAATACGTGGGGGACGTGATGACTACGCGGGGGACGTGATGACTACGCGGGGGACGTGATGACTACGCGGGGGACGTGATGAATACGCGGGGGACGTGATGAATACGTGGGGGACGTGATGACTACGCGGGGGACGTGATGAATACGCGGGGGACGTGATGAATACGTGGGGGACGTGATGACTACGTGGGGGACGTGATGACTACGTGGGGGACGTGATGACTACGTGGGGGACATGATGAATACGTGGGGGACATGATGAATACGTGGGGGACGTGATGAATACGTGGGGGACGTGATGACTACGTGGGGGACGTGATGAATACGTGGGGGACATGATGAATACGTGGGGGACGTGATGAATACGTGGGGGACGTGATGAATACGTGGGGGACGTGATGAATACGTGGGGGACGTGATGAATACGTGGGGGGCGTGATGAATACGTGGGGGACGTGATGAATACGTGGGGGGACATGATGAATACGTGGGGGACATGATGAATACGTGGGGGACATGATGAATACGTGGGGGACATGATGAATACGTGGGGGACGTGATGAATACGTGGGGGACGTGATGAATACGTGGGGGACGTGATGAATACGTGGGGGACGTGATGAATACGTGGGGGACGTGATGACTACGTGGGGGACGTGATGAATACGTGGGGGAAtcacttttagaataaggctgtaacgtaacaaaatgtggaaaaagtcaaggggtctgaaaactttcctaAGGCGCTGTAGATGTAAAACATTGTTGAATTCAAACATTTTGCTGACAGGTCCACAACAATTTGACAGAACCCTGGTTTACCTGATGGTCCCTTACCTGTGCAGTACACTGTTTTGGCCACCGTTGCCATGACTATGCTGGTCAGCCCAGTCCCTGCCCCCAACTCCAAGACAGTGGCTCCTCTGAATGTAGTTGGCTGAGACAGGATTAAATCAGCCAATAGGAAGGCACCACGCCAGACCTAGTAAAGGAGccatacagagccttcagaaagtattcacacacctggaCTTTCCCCACattgtgttgttttacagcctgaatttaaaatggattacatttagattttattGTCACTGGCccgacacacaataccacataatgtcaaaatggaattatgttttaaattttttttaaaccaaaatTTAGAatatgaaaatctgaaatgtcttgagtcaataagtattcaacctcgtTGTTATGGAaacgcctaaataagttcaggagtaaaaatgtccttaacaagtcacataataagttgaatggactcagtctgtgtgtaataatagtggttaacatgatttctgaccacctcatctctgtaccccacatatacaattatgATTAAGTTCCTGAGTCGAGAAGTGAATtacaagcacagattcaactattaagaccagggaggttttccaatgcctcgttaAGAAGGGCTCCTATtggtagacattgaatatcccgttcagcatggtgaagttattaattacactttggatggtgtatcaatacacccagtcacttcaaagatacaggcgttcttcctaactcagttgccggagaggaaggaaaccactcagggatttcaccatgaggccaatggtgactttaaaacagttacagagtttaatggctgtgataggagaaaactgaggatggatcaacaacattgtagttactccacaatactaacctaaatgacagagtgaaaagaaggaagcctgtacagaataaaaatattccaaagaTACAACGCGGCCCTAAAGTAATACTtctaaaaatgtggcaaagaaatgcactttttgtcctgaatacaaagtgttatgtttggggcaaattcaatacATTACtgaccactctccatattttcaagcatagtggtggaagcatcatgttatgggtatgcttataaTAATTAAGGGccagggagtttttcaggataaaaaaaaaaatgaaatagagCTAAGCGCAggctaaatcctagaggaaaacctggttcagtctgctttctaccagacaTGAATTCATTAGATGAATTCAGACATGAgatgaattcccctttcagctggacagtaacctaaaacacaaggccaaatctagactggagttgcttaccaagaagacagtgaatgttcctaagtgggcgagttacagttttgacctaaatctacttgaaaatctatggcaagacctgaaaatggttgtctagcaatgatcaacatctaatttgacagagcttacatttttttttaagaataatgaGGAAATGTTGAACATCTaggtgtgaatagttatgtaaatgagtTATTTCTCTACATCTTttccaatacatttgcaaaaatggcaaaaaacatgttttcactttgtcattatggggtattgtgtcttgatgggtgagaaaataaatcaattgaatcaattttgaattcaagctgtcacacaacaacatgtggaataagtcaaggggtatgaatactttctgaatgcactgtgcattATATATGAGGGGAAGGAAAAATAAGGTAgcatgagagcgagagagggagagagagggagagaaagacagagtgagagagcgagagagagcgagagcgagcgagcgagagcgagcgagcgagagagagcgagagagagcgagcgagagagacagagtgagagagagagagcgatactcACCTGTTTGCCAACATCTTCTAAAGGCGTGGCCATAGTGTGTTCTGTTAAAGACATGTTGAATTTAAACAGTTAAACACAAACACAGTTATAACACGCACATAAACACagttataacacacacacaaacacagtcataacacacacacagttataacacacacaaacacagttataacacacaaacagttataacacacacaaacagtcataacacgcacaaacacagtcataacacacacaaacagtcataacacgcacaaacacagtcataacacacacaaacagttataacacacataaacacagttaTAACCCACACATAAACACAGTTATAACACGCACATAAACACAGTTATAACACGCACATAAACACAGTTATAACACGCACATAAACACAGTTATAACCCACATAAACAGTTATaacccacacaaacacagttaCAACACATACTTCTGCCTCTCAGACCTTCACTCAGCTCTTCAGGAAATACATTGGACTAAAAACTAAATAAGTGACCAGGGTCAGTGGTAGAAACCAGTCCTGTTCTCTTCTCACCTATCCTGATGACGTCTCTAGGacacttctcttcctcctcctcctcctcttcctctcttcttgcCTGGCTGAGGATGATGGGGTAGAccatgtctctgtccctctcaggGAGTGTTTGTCTGGGCCTGGATGACATGTACAATAGTTAGTTATGTCCCTATCTCAGACTGTCTGGACAGGTATAACATGTACAATAGTTAGTCTGGAACAGGTATAACATGTACAATAGTTAGTCTGGAACAGGTATAACATGTACAATAGTTAGTCTGGAACAGGGATAACATGTACAATAGTTAGTCATGTCCCTATCTCAGACTGTCTGGACAGGTATAACATGTACAATAGTTAGTCTGGAACAGGGATAACATGTACAATAGTTAGTCTGGAACAGGGATAACATGTACAATAGTTAGTCTGGAACAGGGATAACATGTACAATAGTTAGTCTGGAACAGGGATAACATGTACAATAGTTAGTCTGGAACAGGGATAACATGAACAATAGTTAGTCTGGAACAGGGATAACATGAACAATAGTTAGTCTGGAACAGGGATAACATGTACAATAGTTAGTCTGGAACAGGGATAACATGTACAATAGTTAGTCATGTCCCTATCTCAGACTGTCTGGACAGGTATAACATGTACAATAGTTAGTCTGGAACAGGGATAACATGTACAATAGTTAGTCTGGAACAGGGATAACATGTACAATAGTTAGTCTGGAACAGGGATAACATGTACAATAGTTAGTCATGTCCCTATCTCAGACTGTCTGGACAGGTATAACATGTACAATAGTTAGTCTGGAACAGGGACAACATGTACAATAGTTAATCTGGAACAGGGACAACATGTACAATAGTTAGTCTGGAACAGGGATAACATGTACAATAGTTAGTCTGGAACAGGGATAACATGTACAATAGTTAGTCTGGAACAGGGATAACATGTACAATAGTTAGTCTGGAACAGGGATAACATGTACAATAGTTAGTCTGGAACAGGGACAACATGTACAATAGTTAGTCTGGAACAGGGACAACATGTACAATAGTTAGTCTGGAACAGGGACAACATGTACAATAGTTAGTCTGGAACAGGGACAACATGAACAATAGTTAGTCTGGAACAGGGATAACATGTATAATAGTTAGTCTGGAACAGGGATAACATGAACAATAGTTAGTCTGGAACAGGGATGGGAAACTTTGATGGGGTGGGGCCACAAAAAAGTGGCGGAGAGAAGATTtagctatttttattttataactAATTTGcagcaattctacacattctgcTATAGGGTAGAGAGATGtgtgctgttttaaagctaatttgcagcaattctacacattttgctataggGTAGAGAGATGtgtgctgttttaaagctaatttgcagcaattctacacattctgcTATAGGGTAGAGAGATGTGTGTgccgtttttaatatgatatctgagtgagagtgactaacaaaatcaatgcggGCCCCTCGGTCGGCAATTCGAccaagtttacatagctggccgctagactaacttaccaatataaaaaaaaaaggtacaAAATAATACTGAGAGAGATAATTGAGTGACGGTCAGTGGCTGACATAAAAAGAGAAACACTGCTGATGCACaaacacatttctaaataataCTGAGAGAGATAATTGAGTGACGGTCAGTGGCTGACATAAAAAGAGAAACACTGCTGATGCACAGCCACATTTCTAAATAATGCTGAGAGAGATAATTGAGTGACGATCAGTGGCTGACATAAAAAGAGAAACACTGCTGATGCACaaacacatttctaaataatGCTGAGAGagataattgagtgactgtcagtggcTGACATAAAAAAAGAAACACTGCTGATGCACAGCCACATTTCTAAATTGGACATTGGTGTATTCTCCCATTCTATTGATCCTCTGGCCTTAAAACATTTACTGTACAACAATCAAATGAAGGCAATAAAAAACAAAGGGAAGGTTTGACTGTAATAACTGTGGTGACTGATGTGGAGGTGAGATGTAACTGACCTGCGTGGTACCTCTAAATCTCCATCTTCATCCAGGGGTGGTTCTACCTCTCCGTCCTCCCCTCTGTCCACTCCTCCGTCCTCCCCTCCGTCCACTCCTCCGTCCTCCCCTCCGTCCACTCCTCCGTCCTCCCCTCTGTCCACTCCTCCGTCCtcccctccatccactcctccgTCCTCCCCTCTGTCCACTCCTCCGTCTGCCCCTGCGTCAGCCACAGTCTCACTCCCCCTAGCATCTCCCCTTCCACTCTCCTCCTGGGTGTCGCGGTCTAACTCTTCCCCTCCGCAGGGGGAACCGAGGTCACAGGTGTGCTGCTTCGCTCCGTCCCACAGGATTCTGAACCGGGAGATGAACACTAGACACacaggctgcgtttagacaggcaccCCAATTCTGATCTTGTTTTCAATCATTGGTagtttgaccaatcagatcagctctgaaacaGATCTGacgtgaaaagatctgatgtgattggtcaaaagaacaatTATTGGGGAAAAAAtaccagaattgggctgcctgtgtaaacacagcaaTAGAGGGTTGGGACAGTTCCATTGACATTCAGGAGAGCCCTACATTTAAACTAAATTATAACATTTTCAGAATTAAATTTTGTgtcattttacacacacacacacacacacacacacacaagtacctGGTTGTCCTACGCTGTTAAGGCGTGCCATGAGGTGGCGAGAGTTGGGCAGCAACAGGTGAACGTCAGACAGCACCGTGTCATAATGGAAGGTGATCTGGTCCATGGCTCACCCTGCATGTCATCTACCTGCCTGCAGCACACCTGGGGAACACACACACGTCAGACACACCGTGCCATAATGGAAGGTGATCTGGTCCATGGCTCACCCTGCATGTCATCTACCTGCCTGCAGCACACCTGGGGAACACACACACGTCAGACACACCGTGTCATAATGGAAGGTGATCTGGTCCATGGCTCACCCTGCATGTCATCTACCTGCCTGCAGCACACCTGGGGAACACACACACGTCAGACACACCGTGCCATAATGGAAGGTGATCTGGTCCATGGCTCACCCTGCATGTCATCTACCTGCCTGCAGCACACCTGGGGAACACACACACGTCAGACACACCGTGCCATAATGGAAGGTGATCTGGTCCATGGCTCACCCTGCATGTCATCTACCTGCCTGCAGCACACCTGGGGAACACACACACGTCAGACACACGTGTTGCAAGCACAAACGGACACACAGGCACATATATACATTTTTCGCAATCACACAGGTCACACACACGCTTTTAAGAGCTTAAACTACCAAATGGGCTGTATTtaacctgtctaacagataataGAGACATACAGCCTGTCtttgctatctgttagacaggtgaaatacagccctgctatctgttagacaggtgaaatacagccctgttatctgttagacaggtgaaatacagccctgttatctgttagacaggtgaaatacagcctgtCCCGGAACACAGAACTAAAAGACAAGACCAACAGCTAAATGGATTCCCCAACCAACCCTCTGCCAGAGGCAATCTGCGGCTCAGCAAAGTGCCGTCTCCAGCATCATAGTGAACTGTTGTAGCAGCAAGACGCCTAATAGCTGGAAAAGCACAAATTTACGTCGCCATAGCTACCGACTAAGGAGAGTGTGTTGACGACCCTGTATGCATTATGTCAACAAGAGACATAATAAATGGTTCGTAAACACAATCTTCTTAGTCGGTGTGGCTCAAATGTATGTTGTTATGCCCTGCAGTTAGCAGCCAACGTTACTTATAACTGTTAGCGGTCACTCACCTTTCCAGTGGCAGTTAGCTAATTTGCTAGCCATAAGCTGTCAATGAAAATGCTGCAAAGACGTGTCTGGTAAACATGTATTCATTTGGTTAGCCAAATAAACTAGCCTTCACTACGGTGGGAACTTCTGACAAACGTAACTGAATGGGCGGGAGGGGACCTGCTAGAAACAGCTACCATGAGCTAGCTTGATGCTAGCTACTTTGATAATGAATGACTGGCAATGTCCAGGGGCAGACTAACAACGAAGCTAGCTAACGAGGGACATTTAATGGGCACATTTAAATGAAACACTTCCAACACATGACATTCAGTACAGTCTAATAACATAAACACGCATTTAATTCATTCTGAGCTTACAACGACGCACAGATTCGCAGATTGTCTCAAATGTCAGCTTCCAAGTCGTACAGAAAGAACACCGGATGTACAGAATACATACGGTGCAGCATTATTAtttcacccaccaacaaaggaaaCAAAAGCCATCCAAAATGTTCCGCGTGCTACGCATCTAGAAATAACTCAATATGTAAACCACAACACTGTTCCGAAAGGACTTAAATTGCATTTTGATTAGAATTCAAATTTAAACATAGTTAGAATTTTTACTTAGATTGTGATTAAATATCTACATGTGTGTGTTGTAGGAACTTTTCCTCAGTCAaataattacatttctaaaacTCTGATTAAATGAACATAATGTGTTGAACACTTTGAAACGTTAAACATTATTCCAGtacaagcatggtggtggcagcataatgtgtGGGGatgttgagggaaagatgaacggagcaaagtacagagagatccttgatgaaaacctgctccagagcgctcgggacctcagac
Coding sequences within it:
- the LOC120044112 gene encoding methyltransferase-like protein 22, producing the protein MDQITFHYDTVLSDVHLLLPNSRHLMARLNSVGQPVFISRFRILWDGAKQHTCDLGSPCGGEELDRDTQEESGRGDARGSETVADAGADGGVDRGEDGGVDGGEDGGVDRGEDGGVDGGEDGGVDGGEDGGVDRGEDGEVEPPLDEDGDLEVPRRPRQTLPERDRDMVYPIILSQARREEEEEEEEEKCPRDVIRIEHTMATPLEDVGKQVWRGAFLLADLILSQPTTFRGATVLELGAGTGLTSIVMATVAKTVYCTDVGEDLLSMCQKNVTLNRHLMEPAGVLQAGVLQAGR